The following are encoded in a window of Sebastes umbrosus isolate fSebUmb1 chromosome 7, fSebUmb1.pri, whole genome shotgun sequence genomic DNA:
- the LOC119491544 gene encoding LOW QUALITY PROTEIN: max-binding protein MNT-like (The sequence of the model RefSeq protein was modified relative to this genomic sequence to represent the inferred CDS: deleted 1 base in 1 codon), translating to MSIETLLEAAKFLELQAQQQQKAREDELKEKQRLDQLAEQRHSDVNYNSTIHINNVSKAAELRPECRPVPIPPSLPPPPMPITVIPIPVVTPNPTGSPILPVATLSPPAAPPPAATLPRSPQPKPDHPTSVLTANHKQLIQNHHHHHPQLIGQTSNAKVQQQIHQQLAQRYPGSIVSPPQQLALLPQSGPVVQQGPLQNGPISRGSPPDDRQLDKKRPGGAGTREVHNKLEKNRRAHLKECFETLKKNIPNIDEKKTSNLSVLRSALRYIQTLKRKEKEYEHDMERLAREKIATQQRLTELKNELSQWMDVIEIDRVLRQTVQPEEDQASTSTASEGEDVMDDDLEDEPALRAQTALPTVPQTMKPELHKTATPTQTPILTPTTTSFITQHISVQHKVPLQQPQLQPLTMTPVSRPAAPPALATSSTPICHSQTLIPTQTQMVTAPSLHPTVIAHASVSHPSVIQAVNHVIQGGGPKHIAHLAPSTATGTVQLAPGHQPIGHITVHPVAHLSQHLPGLYPQPVAVTQSAVVGHITHTLNHAHPRMNGTATGQPNATIVGKQTAVSAQMVAHHPQLVGQTVLNPVTMVTMPSFPISTLKLA from the exons ATGAGCATCGAAACGCTCCTGGAAGCAGCCAAGTTCTTGGAATTGCAAGCCCAGCAACAACAGAAAGCACGTG AGGATGAACTAAAGGAAAAGCAGCGTCTGGATCAGTTGGCAGAGCAGAGGCACTCTGATGTGAACTATAACTCAACAATCCACATCAACAATGTTTCTAAAGCGGCGGAGCTGCGCCCTGAGTGCCGCCCGGTGCCCATCCCGCCCTCtctgcct cccccccccatgCCCATCACCGTCATCCCCATCCCAGTGGTCACCCCGAACCCTACAGGCTCGCCCATCCTGCCTGTCGCCACGCTCTCCCCTCCAGCTGCTCCGCCGCCTGCCGCCACTCTGCCACGCTCTCCACAACCCAAACCCGACCACCCGACCTCTGTGCTGACCGCCAACCACAAACAGCTGATACAgaaccaccaccatcaccacccgCAGCTCATCGGCCAAACTAGCAATGCTAAAGTACAGCAGCAGATACACCAGCAGCTGGCTCAACGCTACCCTGGTTCCATCGTCTCGCCCCCCCAGCAACTCGCCTTACTCCCTCAGTCGGGCCCTGTGGTCCAGCAGGGTCCCCTACAGAACGGCCCCATCAGCCGGGGGAGTCCTCCTGATGACCGCCAGCTAGACAAGAAGAGGCCTGGAGG GGCAGGCACAAGAGAAGTGCATAACAAGCTTGAGAAAAACAG ACGAGCACACTTGAAGGAGTGCTTTGAGACGCTGAAAAAGAACATCCCCAACATCGACGAGAAGAAGACCTCCAATCTGAGTGTGCTGAGAAGTGCGCTGAGATACATTCAG ACgttgaagagaaaagagaaggagTACGAGCACGACATGGAGCGACTGGCCAGAGAGAAGATAGCCACACAGCAGCGATTAACAGAGCTAAAGAACGAGCTGAGCCAGTGGATGGATGTGATTGAGATCGATCGCGTCCTCCGACAGACAGTACAGCCAGAGGAGGACCAGGCCTCCACCTCAACTGCCTCAG AAGGTGAAGACGTTATGGATGATGACCTGGAAGATGAGCCTGCGCTGAGAGCACAGACTGCCTTACCCACCGTGCCTCAAACCATGAAACCTGAGCTGCACAAGACTGCAACGCCCACTCAGACCCCGATCCTGACACCCACCACTACCTCCTTCATCACCCAACACATCTCTGTACAGCACAAAGTCCCTCTGCAACAGCCTCAGCTCCAGCCGCTGACAATGACTCCTGTGTCCAGGCCTGCAGCCCCACCTGCACTCGCGACATCCAGCACTCCCATCTGCCATAGTCAGACCTTGATCCCCACCCAGACGCAGATGGTGACCGCGCCCAGCCTACACCCCACAGTTATTGCCCACGCTTCAGTGTCCCATCCCTCAGTCATCCAGGCTGTCAACCACGTCATCCAGGGAGGGGGTCCCAAGCATATTGCCCACCTGGCTCCCTCCACCGCCACCGGCACTGTCCAGTTAGCCCCCGGCCACCAACCCATCGGTCACATCACCGTTCACCCGGTGGCTCACCTGAGCCAGCATCTCCCCGGCCTCTATCCCCAACCGGTGGCGGTCACACAGTCGGCTGTGGTCGGTCACATCACCCACACCCTGAACCACGCTCACCCTCGCATGAACGGCACTGCGACCGGCCAACCGAATGCCACCATCGTTGGCAAGCAGACAGCAGTGAGCGCCCAAATGGTGGCCCACCACCCGCAGCTGGTGGGTCAGACAGTGCTCAACCCTGTGACAATGGTGACCATGCCCTCCTTCCCCATCAGCACTCTGAAGTTGGCCTGA